A single Micromonospora sp. CCTCC AA 2012012 DNA region contains:
- a CDS encoding ABC transporter permease, translating into MADRVALAEPGAAADRRPGALAAYRALLGAQARAQASYRVSFVVDLVGNVGATVFDVVTILVLFGVTRELGGFTLREALVMVGLSAFAFATADLLVGSIERLPRYVRTGLFDAVLVRPLAALPQLLLMDLPVRKVSRAAFGLVVLLVAVTSAGIDWTPGRLALLVVAPAAGVVFFGSVFVATATVSFYWVDSGELANAVTYGGRDFTSYPITVYGGWFRGIFAYGLGFAFVSYHPALALLGRADPLGLPSWVGRAAPGVALVAATLAAAAWRVGIRHYRSTGS; encoded by the coding sequence GTGGCTGACCGGGTGGCGCTCGCGGAGCCCGGGGCGGCGGCCGACCGGCGGCCGGGGGCGCTGGCCGCGTACCGGGCGCTGCTGGGGGCGCAGGCCCGGGCGCAGGCCAGCTACCGGGTGTCGTTCGTGGTGGACCTGGTCGGCAACGTCGGGGCCACCGTCTTCGACGTGGTGACCATCCTGGTGCTGTTCGGGGTGACCCGGGAACTCGGCGGCTTCACGCTGCGCGAGGCGCTGGTGATGGTGGGCCTCTCCGCCTTCGCGTTCGCCACCGCCGACCTGCTGGTCGGCAGCATCGAGCGGCTGCCCCGGTACGTCCGGACCGGTCTCTTCGACGCCGTGCTGGTCCGCCCGTTGGCGGCGCTGCCGCAGCTGCTGCTGATGGACCTGCCGGTCCGCAAGGTCTCCCGGGCGGCCTTCGGGCTGGTCGTGCTGCTGGTGGCGGTCACCTCGGCGGGCATCGACTGGACCCCGGGGCGGCTGGCGCTGCTGGTGGTCGCCCCGGCCGCCGGCGTGGTCTTCTTCGGCTCGGTCTTCGTGGCCACCGCCACGGTGTCGTTCTACTGGGTCGACTCCGGCGAGCTGGCGAACGCGGTCACCTACGGCGGGCGCGACTTCACCTCGTACCCGATCACCGTCTACGGCGGCTGGTTCCGCGGCATCTTCGCGTACGGGCTGGGGTTCGCCTTCGTCAGCTACCACCCGGCGCTGGCGCTGCTCGGCCGGGCCGACCCGCTCGGCCTGCCGTCCTGGGTGGGTAGGGCCGCGCCGGGCGTCGCGCTGGTCGCCGCCACCCTCGCCGCCGCGGCCTGGCGCGTCGGCATCCGCCACTACCGGAGTACGGGGTCATGA
- a CDS encoding ABC transporter ATP-binding protein, giving the protein MSVIELSGLRKEFTVRVKAGRLRREKRTVTAVDGIDLRVERGEMLGYIGPNGAGKSTTLKMLTGVLTPSAGEARVCGLRPVAERTRLALRVGVVFGQRSQLWWDLPLRDSFDLLRHVYRVPAGEHATRLRRCRGLLDLDEFLDTPVRQLSLGQRMRGELTAALLHGPEVLFLDEPTIGLDVVSRQAVRGFLAELGRAGDTTLVLTTHDLADIQRLCRRLVVIDHGRVVHDGSIAALHSRYGSRRLVVAELDTVLAVPPVLPGAPLQRVEADGHRLVFALESAGVAEVVAGLAGLATLRDISIVEPDIEDVVARLYRSPAQV; this is encoded by the coding sequence ATGAGCGTCATCGAGCTGAGCGGGCTGCGCAAGGAGTTCACGGTCCGGGTGAAGGCCGGGCGGCTGCGCCGCGAAAAGCGGACGGTCACCGCGGTCGACGGGATCGACCTGCGGGTGGAGCGCGGCGAGATGCTGGGCTACATCGGCCCGAACGGCGCCGGCAAGTCGACCACCCTGAAGATGCTGACCGGGGTGCTGACGCCCTCGGCCGGCGAGGCCCGGGTCTGCGGGCTGCGGCCGGTGGCCGAGCGCACCCGGCTGGCGCTGCGCGTCGGGGTGGTCTTCGGCCAGCGCTCGCAGCTGTGGTGGGACCTGCCGTTGCGCGACTCGTTCGACCTGCTGCGGCACGTCTACCGGGTGCCGGCGGGGGAGCACGCGACCCGGCTGCGCCGCTGCCGGGGCCTGCTCGACCTGGACGAGTTCCTGGACACCCCGGTACGGCAGCTCTCGCTGGGCCAGCGGATGCGCGGCGAGCTGACCGCCGCCCTGCTGCACGGCCCCGAGGTGCTCTTCCTCGACGAGCCGACCATCGGGTTGGACGTGGTGAGCAGGCAGGCCGTCCGGGGTTTCCTGGCCGAGCTGGGCCGGGCCGGTGACACCACGCTGGTGCTGACCACCCATGACCTGGCCGACATCCAGCGGCTGTGCCGCCGTCTCGTGGTGATCGACCACGGCCGGGTGGTGCACGACGGTTCGATCGCCGCCCTGCACAGCCGGTACGGCTCCCGCCGGCTGGTCGTCGCCGAACTGGACACCGTGCTGGCCGTGCCGCCGGTGCTGCCGGGCGCACCGCTTCAGCGGGTGGAGGCCGACGGACACCGGCTGGTCTTCGCGTTGGAGTCGGCGGGTGTCGCTGAGGTGGTCGCCGGGCTCGCCGGCCTGGCCACGCTCCGCGACATCTCGATCGTCGAGCCCGACATCGAGGACGTCGTCGCCCGCCTCTACCGCAGCCCGGCGCAGGTGTGA
- a CDS encoding DUF3043 domain-containing protein produces MPSLFRRKPADLVEDSVTTVTTDEGSAAARPRGYTPSKKELGRVTPKRPTAGRRPGAPAGPLTKEEAREQRRVARAEAAAEFRREGGPRDRGPERLLARNVVDSRRTVGTWFFGGALIVLVGSNQAMPPIVRLVSNLLWGALALGVVIDSVLISRKIKKLVRERFPRSDQKLGSLYLYAIMRSITFRRMRAPAPQVEIGDKI; encoded by the coding sequence GTGCCGTCGCTGTTTCGTCGTAAGCCCGCCGACCTCGTCGAGGATTCCGTCACCACGGTGACGACCGACGAGGGGTCCGCCGCTGCCCGCCCCCGGGGCTACACCCCGAGCAAGAAGGAGCTGGGCCGGGTCACGCCGAAGCGGCCCACCGCCGGTCGACGTCCCGGCGCGCCGGCCGGGCCGCTGACCAAGGAGGAGGCGCGGGAGCAGCGCCGGGTCGCCCGCGCCGAGGCGGCGGCGGAGTTCCGTCGCGAGGGTGGCCCGCGTGACCGCGGCCCGGAGCGGCTGCTGGCCCGCAACGTGGTCGACTCCCGGCGTACGGTCGGCACCTGGTTCTTCGGTGGGGCGCTGATCGTGCTGGTCGGTTCCAACCAGGCCATGCCGCCGATCGTCCGGCTGGTCTCCAACCTGCTGTGGGGCGCGCTGGCGCTCGGCGTGGTGATCGACTCGGTGCTGATCTCCCGCAAGATCAAGAAGCTGGTGCGGGAGCGGTTCCCGCGCAGCGACCAGAAGCTCGGCTCGCTCTACCTGTACGCGATCATGCGGTCGATCACCTTCCGCCGGATGCGCGCCCCGGCACCCCAGGTGGAGATCGGCGACAAGATCTGA
- the murA gene encoding UDP-N-acetylglucosamine 1-carboxyvinyltransferase, which produces MQIVDPTHSHGSTNALEVALTDDVLVVHGGTPLEGRIRVRGAKNLVSKAMVAALLGDSPSRLFDVPKIRDVEVVRGLLGLHGVKVTDGGEDGELVFDPTNVESASTDQINVHAGSSRIPILFCGPLLHRLGHAFIPDLGGCHIGPRPIDFHLQALREFGATVEKTPEGLHLSAPNGLHGTKFALPYPSVGATEQVLLTAVMAEGVTELRNAAVEPEIIDLICILQKMGAIIKVHTDRVIEIQGVKKLHGYTHRPIPDRIEAASWAAAALATRGHVEVLGAQQADMMTFLNIFRSVGGEYEVTDARPPKLGDPGQEGGIRFWHPGGELNAVALETDVHPGFMTDWQQPLVVALTQARGLSIVHETVYEQRLGYTEALNTMGANIQVYRDCLGGTPCRFGRRNFKHSAVIAGPSKLHAADLVIPDLRAGFSHLIAALAAEGTSRVYGVDLINRGYEDFEAKLADLGAHVERP; this is translated from the coding sequence ATGCAGATCGTGGACCCCACTCACTCACACGGCAGCACCAACGCGCTGGAGGTTGCGTTGACCGACGACGTCCTGGTCGTACACGGAGGAACTCCGCTCGAAGGGCGGATCCGCGTGCGCGGCGCGAAGAACCTCGTGTCCAAGGCGATGGTGGCCGCCCTGCTGGGCGACTCCCCCAGCCGGCTGTTCGACGTGCCGAAGATCCGCGACGTCGAGGTGGTCCGCGGGCTGCTCGGCCTGCACGGGGTCAAGGTGACCGACGGCGGCGAGGACGGTGAGCTGGTCTTCGACCCCACCAACGTCGAGAGCGCCAGCACCGACCAGATCAACGTGCACGCCGGCTCCAGCCGTATCCCGATCCTGTTCTGCGGGCCGCTGCTGCACCGGCTGGGCCACGCCTTCATCCCCGACCTGGGCGGCTGCCACATCGGCCCGCGCCCGATCGACTTCCACCTCCAGGCGCTGCGCGAGTTCGGCGCGACCGTGGAGAAGACCCCGGAGGGGCTGCACCTGTCGGCGCCGAACGGGCTGCACGGCACCAAGTTCGCCCTGCCGTACCCGAGCGTGGGCGCGACCGAGCAGGTGCTGCTGACCGCGGTGATGGCCGAGGGCGTCACCGAGCTGCGCAACGCGGCGGTGGAGCCGGAGATCATCGACCTGATCTGCATCCTGCAGAAGATGGGCGCGATCATCAAGGTCCACACCGACCGGGTGATCGAGATCCAGGGCGTGAAGAAGCTGCACGGCTACACGCACCGGCCGATCCCGGACCGGATCGAGGCGGCCAGCTGGGCGGCGGCCGCGCTGGCCACCCGCGGCCACGTCGAGGTGCTCGGCGCGCAGCAGGCCGACATGATGACGTTCCTGAACATCTTCCGCTCCGTCGGCGGCGAGTACGAGGTCACCGACGCCCGCCCGCCGAAGCTCGGCGACCCGGGCCAGGAGGGCGGCATCCGGTTCTGGCACCCGGGCGGCGAGCTGAACGCCGTGGCGCTGGAGACCGACGTGCACCCCGGCTTCATGACCGACTGGCAGCAGCCCCTGGTGGTGGCGCTGACCCAGGCCCGCGGCCTGTCGATCGTCCACGAGACGGTCTACGAGCAGCGGCTCGGCTACACCGAGGCGCTGAACACGATGGGCGCCAACATCCAGGTCTACCGGGACTGCCTCGGCGGCACCCCGTGCCGCTTCGGCCGGCGCAACTTCAAGCACTCCGCGGTGATCGCCGGCCCGAGCAAGCTGCACGCGGCCGACCTGGTCATCCCGGACCTGCGCGCCGGGTTCAGCCACCTGATCGCGGCGCTCGCCGCCGAGGGCACCTCCCGGGTGTACGGCGTCGACCTGATCAACCGGGGCTACGAGGACTTCGAGGCGAAGCTCGCCGACCTGGGCGCGCACGTCGAGCGTCCGTAA
- the nadA gene encoding quinolinate synthase NadA, giving the protein MTSTWVEPSNTATALLLLGRGSDPATERGVECPGDLPAPSDPDLVARAAAAKAALGTKVFVLGHHYQRDEVIQFADVTGDSFKLAREAAARPDAEYIVFCGVHFMAESADILTSDAQQVILPDLAAGCSMADMAVLSQVETAWDVLTELGIAADTVPVTYMNSSADIKGFVGRHGGVVCTSSNARRALEWAYEQGSKVFFFPDQHLGRNTAVLEMGFSLDDCVLWDPHKPNGGLTAEQLRDAKMILWRGHCSVHGRFTLDSVNDVRERVPGVNVLVHPECRHEVVTAADQVGSTEYIIKTIESAPAGSAWAVGTELNLVRRLALAHPDKQIMFLDKAVCYCSTMNRIDLPHLVWALEELVAGRVVNRITVDPDTAHHARVALDQMLALPGA; this is encoded by the coding sequence GTGACTTCGACCTGGGTTGAGCCCTCCAACACCGCCACTGCGCTGCTGCTCCTCGGCCGCGGCAGCGACCCCGCCACCGAGCGTGGCGTGGAGTGTCCGGGTGACCTCCCCGCGCCGAGCGACCCCGACCTGGTGGCTCGCGCGGCGGCGGCGAAGGCCGCGCTCGGCACGAAGGTCTTCGTGCTGGGCCACCACTACCAGCGCGACGAGGTGATCCAGTTCGCCGACGTGACCGGCGACTCGTTCAAGCTGGCCCGCGAGGCGGCGGCCCGACCCGACGCGGAATACATCGTCTTCTGCGGCGTGCACTTCATGGCCGAGAGCGCCGACATCCTCACCTCGGACGCGCAGCAGGTGATCCTGCCCGACCTGGCCGCCGGCTGCTCGATGGCCGACATGGCGGTGCTGTCGCAGGTCGAGACCGCCTGGGACGTGCTGACCGAGCTGGGCATCGCGGCCGACACGGTCCCGGTGACCTACATGAACTCCTCGGCGGACATCAAGGGCTTCGTCGGCCGGCACGGCGGCGTGGTCTGCACCTCCTCCAACGCGCGGCGCGCCCTGGAGTGGGCGTACGAGCAGGGGTCGAAGGTCTTCTTCTTCCCCGACCAGCACCTGGGCCGCAACACGGCGGTGCTGGAGATGGGCTTCTCGCTCGACGACTGCGTGCTCTGGGACCCGCACAAGCCGAACGGCGGGCTCACCGCCGAGCAGCTGCGCGACGCGAAGATGATCCTCTGGCGCGGCCACTGCTCGGTGCACGGCCGCTTCACCCTCGACAGCGTCAACGACGTCCGGGAGCGGGTGCCGGGGGTCAACGTGCTGGTGCACCCCGAGTGCCGGCACGAGGTGGTCACCGCCGCCGACCAGGTCGGCTCCACCGAATACATCATCAAGACCATCGAGTCGGCCCCGGCCGGCTCGGCCTGGGCGGTCGGCACCGAGCTGAACCTGGTCCGCCGGCTGGCGCTGGCCCACCCGGACAAGCAGATCATGTTCCTGGACAAGGCGGTCTGCTACTGCTCGACGATGAACCGGATCGACCTGCCGCACCTGGTCTGGGCGCTGGAGGAGCTGGTCGCGGGTCGGGTGGTCAACCGGATCACGGTCGACCCGGACACCGCGCACCACGCCCGGGTGGCCCTCGACCAGATGCTCGCCCTGCCGGGCGCCTGA
- a CDS encoding glycerate kinase family protein produces MRVLLCPDKFAGTLPAQEVAAAVAEGWRTVSGTDDLLLRPLADGGPGFVAVLAEALGGRRLPVPTLDPLGRPAAGEILLTDDGTAYLESAQACGLHLLTAAERDPKATTSYGLGLLVAAAVEAGARRVVVGLGGSATNDGGAGMLTALGGTPLDEAGRALPYGGAALVATATLDGVPRLRGVDLVAATDVDNPLLGLHGASNVYGPQKGADRADVLLLDAALERWAAVLEKDLPGCPPGLGALPGGGAAGGLGAAILALGGRCESGIGLVARAIGLDAALDRADLVITGEGSFDHQSLRGKVVAGVAGAARDRGVPCVVLAGRLSTGRREAAAAGVTEAYSLVEHFGGEERGGVEAAMARPAEGLRALGARLARQWSR; encoded by the coding sequence ATGCGCGTGCTGCTCTGCCCCGACAAGTTCGCCGGCACGCTGCCGGCCCAGGAGGTGGCCGCCGCGGTGGCCGAGGGCTGGCGGACGGTCTCCGGCACCGACGACCTGCTGCTCCGGCCGCTCGCCGACGGCGGGCCCGGCTTCGTCGCGGTGCTCGCCGAGGCGCTCGGCGGGCGGCGGCTGCCGGTGCCCACCCTGGACCCGCTCGGCCGGCCCGCCGCCGGTGAGATCCTGCTCACCGACGACGGCACCGCCTATCTGGAGAGCGCCCAGGCCTGCGGACTGCACCTGCTCACCGCCGCCGAACGCGACCCGAAGGCCACCACGTCGTACGGGCTGGGGCTGCTCGTGGCGGCCGCGGTGGAGGCCGGGGCGCGGCGGGTGGTGGTGGGGCTGGGCGGCTCCGCCACCAACGACGGGGGCGCCGGCATGCTGACGGCGCTCGGCGGCACGCCGCTGGACGAGGCCGGCCGGGCCCTGCCGTACGGGGGAGCGGCGCTGGTCGCCACCGCGACGCTGGACGGCGTGCCGCGGCTGCGCGGGGTGGACCTGGTCGCCGCCACCGACGTGGACAACCCGCTGCTCGGACTGCACGGCGCCAGCAACGTCTACGGCCCGCAGAAGGGCGCGGACCGCGCCGACGTGCTGCTGCTGGACGCCGCACTGGAGCGCTGGGCGGCGGTGCTGGAGAAGGACCTGCCCGGCTGCCCGCCCGGCCTCGGCGCGCTCCCCGGCGGGGGCGCGGCCGGCGGGCTGGGCGCCGCGATCCTGGCGCTGGGCGGTCGCTGCGAGTCCGGCATCGGCCTGGTCGCCCGGGCCATCGGGCTGGACGCGGCGCTGGACCGCGCCGACCTGGTGATCACCGGGGAGGGCTCCTTCGACCACCAGTCGCTACGCGGCAAGGTGGTGGCCGGGGTGGCCGGGGCCGCCCGCGACCGGGGGGTGCCCTGTGTGGTGCTGGCGGGACGGTTGAGCACCGGCCGGCGGGAGGCCGCCGCGGCCGGCGTCACCGAGGCGTACAGCCTGGTGGAGCACTTCGGCGGCGAGGAGCGCGGCGGCGTCGAGGCGGCGATGGCCCGGCCCGCCGAGGGGCTGCGGGCGCTCGGCGCCCGGCTGGCCCGGCAGTGGAGCCGCTGA
- the erpA gene encoding iron-sulfur cluster insertion protein ErpA: MTTPAQTESTEAKAPTSVVLTDVAAQKVKALIEQEGRDDLRLRVAVQPGGCSGLRYQLFFDERSLDGDVVTDFGGVEVVVDRMSAPYLAGATIDFADRIDAQGFTIDNPNAGNSCACGDSFS; this comes from the coding sequence GTGACCACGCCAGCGCAGACCGAGTCGACCGAGGCCAAGGCCCCTACTTCCGTCGTCCTCACCGACGTCGCGGCGCAGAAGGTCAAGGCCCTGATCGAGCAGGAGGGCCGCGATGACCTGCGGCTCCGGGTCGCGGTGCAGCCGGGCGGCTGCTCCGGCCTGCGGTACCAGCTCTTCTTCGACGAGCGGTCGCTCGACGGTGACGTCGTGACCGACTTCGGCGGTGTCGAGGTCGTCGTCGACCGGATGAGCGCCCCCTACCTGGCCGGCGCGACGATCGACTTCGCCGACCGGATCGACGCCCAGGGCTTCACCATCGACAACCCGAACGCCGGCAACTCCTGCGCCTGCGGCGACTCGTTCAGCTGA
- a CDS encoding carbohydrate kinase family protein: protein MKIAVTGSIATDHLMSFPGRFADQLIADQLDKVSLSFLVDELVLRRGGTAANIAFGMAQLGLRPVLLGAVGADFADYRSWLERHGVDCDSVHVSEVAHTARFVCTTDTDMCQIASFYAGAMSEARNIELAPVAQRLGGLDLVLVSANDPAAMIRHSAECRDRGFAFVADPSQQLARMDGADVIGLIDGAEYLMTNEYEKSLLQSKAGLSDEQLLDRVRVRVTTLGKQGVEIAGRGFDTIRVPIAREIQATDPTGVGDGFRAGFFAALNWGVGLERAAQVGCLLATLVLENFGGQEYEVRRDLFVKRLAESYGDAAADEVRPHLLP, encoded by the coding sequence ATGAAGATCGCCGTGACCGGCTCGATCGCGACCGACCACCTGATGAGCTTCCCGGGTCGCTTCGCCGACCAGCTCATCGCCGACCAGCTGGACAAGGTCTCGCTCTCCTTCCTCGTCGACGAGCTGGTGCTCCGGCGCGGCGGCACGGCCGCCAACATCGCCTTCGGCATGGCCCAGCTCGGGCTGCGCCCGGTGCTGCTCGGTGCCGTCGGCGCCGACTTCGCCGACTACCGCTCCTGGCTGGAGCGGCACGGCGTCGACTGCGACTCGGTGCACGTCAGCGAGGTCGCACACACCGCCCGGTTCGTCTGCACCACCGACACCGACATGTGCCAGATCGCGTCCTTCTACGCCGGGGCGATGAGCGAGGCGCGCAACATCGAGCTGGCCCCCGTCGCGCAGCGGCTCGGCGGCCTGGACCTGGTCCTGGTCAGCGCCAACGACCCGGCGGCGATGATCCGCCACTCGGCGGAGTGCCGGGACCGCGGCTTCGCCTTCGTGGCCGACCCGTCCCAGCAGCTCGCCCGGATGGACGGCGCGGACGTGATCGGCCTGATCGACGGCGCCGAGTACCTGATGACCAACGAGTACGAGAAGTCGCTGCTGCAGAGCAAGGCCGGGCTGAGCGACGAGCAGCTCCTGGACCGGGTCCGGGTCCGGGTCACCACGCTGGGCAAGCAGGGCGTCGAGATCGCCGGGCGGGGCTTCGACACCATCCGGGTGCCGATCGCGCGGGAGATCCAGGCGACCGACCCGACCGGCGTCGGCGACGGCTTCCGGGCCGGCTTCTTCGCCGCCCTCAACTGGGGCGTCGGCCTGGAGCGGGCCGCCCAGGTGGGCTGCCTGCTCGCCACCCTGGTGCTGGAGAACTTCGGCGGCCAGGAGTACGAGGTCCGCCGTGACCTCTTCGTCAAGCGGCTGGCCGAGTCGTACGGCGACGCGGCAGCCGACGAGGTCCGGCCGCACCTGCTGCCCTGA
- a CDS encoding sulfurtransferase TusA family protein: protein MSGPDEVLDCRGQRCPLPVINLARRLPELPVGTVVRVLADDPAAAVDIPAWCRMRGQEFVGASPDGPGYDVRRLG, encoded by the coding sequence GTGAGCGGACCGGACGAGGTGCTCGACTGCCGGGGGCAGCGCTGCCCGCTGCCGGTGATCAATCTCGCCCGCCGGCTGCCGGAGCTGCCGGTCGGGACGGTGGTCCGGGTGCTCGCCGACGACCCGGCGGCGGCGGTGGACATCCCGGCCTGGTGCCGGATGCGCGGCCAGGAGTTCGTCGGCGCCTCCCCCGACGGCCCCGGCTATGACGTGCGCCGACTGGGGTGA